CCATCCATACCGTCTGGGATGAAGCACAGGTCTACCGCATCGACCACTACCTGGGCAAGGAGACGGTGCAGAACCTGATGGCGATCCGCTTCGGCAACGCCATCTTCGAGCCGCTGTGGAACCGCGCCTACGTAGACCATATCCAGATCACCAACGCCGAGGACCTGGGGCTGGAAGGCCGCGCCGGGTACTACGAGGAAGCGGGTGTGGTGCGTGACATGCTGCAAAATCACCTGATGCAGGTGGTAGCGCTCACTGCCATGGAGCCGCCGGCCGCCTTCGATGCCGACGCGATCCGCGACGAGAAGGTCAAGGCGCTCAGGGCCATCAAGCGCATTCCGATTGAGCGCGTCTCCGAGGTGGCAGTGCGCGGACAGTACGGTCCCGGCACCCTCGACGGCGAGCATGTGCCCGGCTACCGTGAGGAACCCAACGTGCAGCCCGGCTCGGTGACCCCGACTTACGTGGCGGTCAAGTACGAGATCGACAACTGGAGATGGCAGGGCGTGCCGTTCTACGTCCGCAGCGGTAAACGGCTGCCCAAGAAGGTCACCGAGATCGCCGTGGTCTTCAAGCGCCCGCCGCTGGGCCTCTTTCCTGGTGGGCTGGAGCGCAATGTGCTGGCCTTCCGCATCCAGCCCGACGAGGGTGTGAGCCTCAAGTTTTCGAGCAAGACGCCGGGCCAGGAAAACCAGTTGCGGGAAGTCGTGATGGATTTCCGCTACGACGCCTTCGGTGCCCAGCTCGAAAGCCCTTACTCGCGCCTGCTGCTTGACGCGATGGTCGGGGACGCCACCCTGTTTCCCCGTGAGGACGAGGTCGATCAGGCCTGGCAGATCGTCTCGGGCATTCTGGAAGCCTGGGACGCGACCTCGCCCAATGCCGTACCCGCCCCGGAATTTCCCAACTATGACGCGGGTACCTGGGGACCGGACGCCGCCGACAAGCTGCTGGGGCCGGACCGCCGCTGGCGGCGCTTGTGACCGGCGCAGATTGGAGGAGTGAACCATGACTGCTGCTGCTGCTGCCAGCCGCCTGGCTCCGCTGGGGCCGCTGCCCACCAATGTCCGGGGCGCTCAGCGCACACTCGACGAGCTGTGGGCTCAGACCGACATCGAGACGCGGGCCTACACCGGCAACATCATCGCGCTGACCTCGCCGCAACACCAGGACCGGATTCAGGAAGCCCTGACCGGCCTGGAGGGGCGCTACGCTGGCCGCCAGATCATCGCCGTGATGGAACCGGCGGCCTCGGGGCGCATGAGCATCGACGCCCAGCTGGTGCCGCAGCAGGGCCTCTATATCGAGCGCTTGACCCTGCTCGCCAACCCCGGCCAGTTGCGCGGGGCCATCTTGCCACTGCTGCGCCCGGCCACCGTCAACCACGTCTGGTGGGCCTCGGACGATCCGCCCGGTGGGCCGCTGCTGCGCGAGCTGACCGAGATCGCCGATCAGGTGATTGCCGACAGTCTGAGGCTCGACATTCCCCCGGCCCGCCAGTACGCACTGGCCGATCTGGGCTGGTCGCGCTCGGCAGCCTGGCGCGAGGCGCTGGCACAGCTGTTTGACAGCAAGGACGCCGCCGCCGTGCTGGGGCGGGTCACCCGTCTCAAAGTCTGGTCGGGTGGCAGGAATGACCGGGCTGCCCGGCTCTACGCGGCCTGGGTCGCCAGTACCCTGGGCTGGAAGGATCTCAGCGCCGTGACCTTCGTGCGCGGCGACTGTGAGCGCCAGCACGGTGATCTGTGCGGCGTCGAACTGAATGGCCCCGGCGTGCGCTTCACCCTCAAGGCCAGCGGCGAGGAAGCGGTGCGCTCGACGGTCAAGTTTGATCATGTCAACCGTCAGACCTCGATGATGGTGCCGAGTATGACGCTGGCCGAGGGCCTGGGCCGGGTGATGGCCCGACCCGAGCGCGGCAGCGTGTTCGAGGCGGCCTGGACCCTGGCCCGCGCCAGTCTGGACCAGGCCGCGCCGCAGGAAGAGGGCCAGTAAGCGTGCTGCCAATGAACGTCCAGGTGTACCCGACCCCGCAGGCGACTGCCGGGGCCGCCGCCGAAGCCTTCGTCGGGGCGGCCCGGCAAGCGGTCAGCGAGCGGGGGGCCTTTCACGTGGCCCTTTCGGGCGGCAGCACGCCCAAGTTGATGTACGCCGCCCTACGTGCCCTGGACGTCTCCTGGGTGCAGGTCCATATCTACTTCAGCGACGAGCGCACCGTGGGGCCGGACGACGAGCAGAGCAATTACCACACCGCCAGGGTGGGTCTGCTCGACTTCGTGCCCATTCCAGCGTCGCAGATTCACCGCCTGGAAGGCGAGCGCGACCCCGCCGAGGCCGCCAGCGACTATGCTGCCCTGCTGCCCGCCCGTCTCGATCTGGTGCTGCTGGGCATGGGCGACGACGGTCACACTGCCTCGCTGTTTCCCGGCACGGCGGGCCTGAACCTGGGCGGGCGGGTCATCGCCAACGAGGTGCCGCAGCAGCACACCTGGCGGCTGAGCTTTACCTTCGACGAGATCAACGCGGCCCGTGCGCGCTGGCTGCTGGTCACCGGCGCGGTTAAGGCCCCGGTACTGGCCCAGCTCTGGCGCGGCGAGGGTGGGTATCCGGTACGGCAGGTCACTGATCCGGTGTGGTTTCTGGACGCTGCGGCAGCCCAGGACTTGCCCGCTTCCTGAGCCGCCTGATAACAGCGTTCAGTGAGCTGTTGGAGGGACGCAGGATCAGAGTTTGGCGCAGTTCTTTTTAGCCTCCCTGCATCACCCCTCGGTTTTTGCCGGACTTTTTGGCTGGGTAAAGGGCCTGCACGGCGTGGTGAAGTAGTGAGGCGACAGTGTTTCTGGATGTTCGGTTCGATACACCCACGCTGATGGTCAGCGGCCCATGTACGCGAATCAATTCTTCCACCGCCGCCCTTAGACCCTCTCCATGCACAGTGGCCTGCCCCAGCGTCATGCCACTGAGCAGCAACACGCTGACCGGTGTCTGGGGACCGCGCATGGCTTCCTTGAAGTGGCGCTAGGTTGCTCGGCGGTTGGGCAGTTAACCAGACACCCAGCCCCACCACCAGCGTGCTCAGCCCGACGCAGATCCAGTCGGGCGGCGGCATTCAGAGAATCCACAGCCGCACCAGGCCCACCAGCAGGCAAGCCGAAATTGCCAGGCAAGTGTGAGGTTCTTGGAGCCGTCTACCGAAGGGGGATGGGGAATCTTGAAAGTCATACCACGGCTTGGCAACTTGCCAGAAGTATGCCCACAGGTCTCTGAGGCCCTGAGGTGTGATCAGATTAAGATTTGATAATGGCCGTCTCGGTTCAAGTCGGTAGACGGTAGACGGTTCGGGCATTGGCATCGGTCAGGGCTTCCGCCTCGGACTCGTCCAGGCCGCGCAGCGCTGCCAGAAACTGCAAGGTGTAGCGCACGTAGCCGGGCCGGTTGGGCTTGCCGCGCTTGGGCACCGGGGCCAGAAACGGCGCGTCGGTTTCGATGAGGAGCCGGTCCGGCGGCACGAAGCGGGCGGCTTCCTGAATGGTCTGGGCGCTCTTGTAGGTCAGGTTTCCGGCGAACGATACAGACCAGCCCGCATCGAGCGCGGCGCGCAGCAGTCCGGCGTGGCCGTTACAGCAGTGCAGGATGCCGCGCGGCCAGTCGGCGGCCCGGATAATCTCGGCGCAGCCCAGGCTGGCCCGCTCGCCGCCCGGCGCGTCGCGGGTATGCACGATCACCGGCAGGTCGCGCCGCCGCCCCAGATCGAGCTGCCACTCGAAGGCCGCGCGCTGCACTACCAGTTGGTCATGTGCCCAGTAATCGTCCAGGCCCGTCTCGCCAATCGCCACCACGCGCGGGCGGGAGCTGAGAACTTCCAGCTCGGCGCGGGTCTGTGGGCTGTCTTCGGCGGCCACGTCGGTGGGATGCAGGCCCACACTGGCGTACACATCGGGATAGTTGTCCGCCAGTGCCAGGGCGTTGTGGGCGTGCTCCACGTTCGCGCCCACGCAGATCATGGCGCTCAGGCCCAGTTCGCCGCGCGCCGAGGCCGGGTCGTCGAGGTAGTCGAGGTGGCAGTGGGTGTCAATCATGGTCCCAGGCTAGCGCTCCGCACGGGCCCCACCGTATCCGCCAAGCTGACGCCGCTTCTCATCTGTGCCCCGGCCATCAGGCAACCCTAAGCACTCTCATGAAAGCAGACAGCTATCATGCCTGCGTGCTCAAGCCGCCGTCAATCTGCCGATCATTGCCCAGTTCTCCACTGCCGAGGCGGGAGCTGCCATGCTGCGGATAAGTGTTCTGGCGCTGACGGCGCTGCTGCTGTTCGGCCTGGTGTTCGCGCTACTACCCGCCTCGCCCAGCGTGCGGGGTTCTGGGGTCACGCTCAGCAATGTCAAATTGCAGCTCTACCCGGCCCAGGACCCCAGGGCCGAGTGGCGCTTCGCGGCGGGGCAGATCAGCGTGGACCCGGAAAAGGGTGAGACCTCCCTCGATCAGCTTGGGCAGGGAGCACGCTGGGTGCGGAACGGAGCCGGGCAATTGCAGGAAGACATGACCATCAATGCCACCAAGCTGGTGATCGACAACCAGGACAACCTGCACGCCCAGCAGGCCAGGCTCTACACCCTGGCTGATTGCAGCACCTTCACCCTGTCGTCGCAGGGTCAGCAGGAAGTCATCATCAACCAGCAGGGTGGCTACAGCGCCCCGCGCGGCGAGATCGTCTCACCCGTCCAGAGCGGCGTGTACAGCGACATCCGGGCCAACTTCGACTTCAGTAATTTTCAGGCTGTTCTCGATCCCGGCGCTGAATTTCACACCGCTCCGCCCACCCGGTGTG
This portion of the Deinococcus rubellus genome encodes:
- a CDS encoding glucose-6-phosphate dehydrogenase assembly protein OpcA encodes the protein MTAAAAASRLAPLGPLPTNVRGAQRTLDELWAQTDIETRAYTGNIIALTSPQHQDRIQEALTGLEGRYAGRQIIAVMEPAASGRMSIDAQLVPQQGLYIERLTLLANPGQLRGAILPLLRPATVNHVWWASDDPPGGPLLRELTEIADQVIADSLRLDIPPARQYALADLGWSRSAAWREALAQLFDSKDAAAVLGRVTRLKVWSGGRNDRAARLYAAWVASTLGWKDLSAVTFVRGDCERQHGDLCGVELNGPGVRFTLKASGEEAVRSTVKFDHVNRQTSMMVPSMTLAEGLGRVMARPERGSVFEAAWTLARASLDQAAPQEEGQ
- the pgl gene encoding 6-phosphogluconolactonase, with amino-acid sequence MNVQVYPTPQATAGAAAEAFVGAARQAVSERGAFHVALSGGSTPKLMYAALRALDVSWVQVHIYFSDERTVGPDDEQSNYHTARVGLLDFVPIPASQIHRLEGERDPAEAASDYAALLPARLDLVLLGMGDDGHTASLFPGTAGLNLGGRVIANEVPQQHTWRLSFTFDEINAARARWLLVTGAVKAPVLAQLWRGEGGYPVRQVTDPVWFLDAAAAQDLPAS
- a CDS encoding TatD family hydrolase, with amino-acid sequence MIDTHCHLDYLDDPASARGELGLSAMICVGANVEHAHNALALADNYPDVYASVGLHPTDVAAEDSPQTRAELEVLSSRPRVVAIGETGLDDYWAHDQLVVQRAAFEWQLDLGRRRDLPVIVHTRDAPGGERASLGCAEIIRAADWPRGILHCCNGHAGLLRAALDAGWSVSFAGNLTYKSAQTIQEAARFVPPDRLLIETDAPFLAPVPKRGKPNRPGYVRYTLQFLAALRGLDESEAEALTDANARTVYRLPT
- the zwf gene encoding glucose-6-phosphate dehydrogenase; the protein is MAVKKTPAVPAARKSAPEAVAKLPKTSATTKRTAARPQPVSSSPIESDDVLPGAAGHQRPAKASPAKASAAKASPVKASPAKAGAKSKKAAPMPAVPEAAVPAKTRRRGKAADPLLTPAEQADTVQVISQISAQTLLPDGDNNPFRTGMRRSRAPEPATLVIFGATGDLARRKLLPAVFGLWQDGLLGSAFNIVGVGRQEMTDAQFKDYAIEALKTSKETDAPHPGSLEKFRELLYYEFGDFGADDVYEKVKTQLDEAEEAHGGRKNALFYLSTPPSLFEPISNGLGRLGLQDQSEGWRRIIIEKPFGTDLASARHLNATIHTVWDEAQVYRIDHYLGKETVQNLMAIRFGNAIFEPLWNRAYVDHIQITNAEDLGLEGRAGYYEEAGVVRDMLQNHLMQVVALTAMEPPAAFDADAIRDEKVKALRAIKRIPIERVSEVAVRGQYGPGTLDGEHVPGYREEPNVQPGSVTPTYVAVKYEIDNWRWQGVPFYVRSGKRLPKKVTEIAVVFKRPPLGLFPGGLERNVLAFRIQPDEGVSLKFSSKTPGQENQLREVVMDFRYDAFGAQLESPYSRLLLDAMVGDATLFPREDEVDQAWQIVSGILEAWDATSPNAVPAPEFPNYDAGTWGPDAADKLLGPDRRWRRL